In Planctomycetota bacterium, one DNA window encodes the following:
- a CDS encoding glycosyltransferase family 4 protein yields the protein MVVSPFGEQAGGAELSLVHLLSGGSMNGVTWSLAVPCDGGIASAARAGGVEVEIVNEARVRQVARFCRGINRIRRLSRRVRADLILSWMPHSHWWGMPAGKLAGVPTAWFQKDRALPDRRTTRWTASLPCRAILANSLYTARLQSKMSPKRPIHVVPSGVDIERFDPDRLPSPRDCRRELGLPPDGPLIGIVGRLQAWKGIETVIRALALVRQTHAAARLVIVGGPHGSEPDHPAELRSIASEVGVLDRLTFTGAVPHDDVPHYMQACDVLVHASRLEPFGIVVVEALALGKPLVAANSGGPRHTVTDGVDGLLAPFADHDALARQLSRLLNGGPEVEAVGRRARETAAAYSVDVFRQRMAAAVHDIVEARPAGIWMDGRLIEPDRVEL from the coding sequence GTGGTTGTCAGCCCCTTCGGCGAGCAAGCCGGCGGGGCGGAGCTGTCGCTCGTGCACCTGCTCTCCGGCGGCAGCATGAACGGCGTCACATGGTCCCTCGCAGTGCCCTGCGATGGTGGCATCGCGTCGGCGGCGCGGGCGGGCGGCGTCGAAGTGGAAATCGTGAACGAGGCTCGCGTCCGGCAGGTCGCGCGGTTCTGTCGCGGCATCAACAGGATCCGACGACTTAGCCGGCGGGTTAGGGCTGACCTGATCCTCAGCTGGATGCCGCACAGCCACTGGTGGGGCATGCCGGCCGGAAAGCTCGCCGGCGTTCCGACCGCGTGGTTCCAGAAGGACCGGGCGCTGCCGGATCGCCGGACGACGCGGTGGACAGCGTCGCTTCCCTGTCGGGCGATCCTGGCCAACAGCCTCTATACCGCCCGGCTTCAGTCGAAGATGTCGCCGAAGCGGCCCATACATGTCGTCCCCTCCGGCGTCGACATCGAACGATTCGATCCTGATCGACTTCCGTCGCCTCGCGACTGCCGGCGTGAGTTAGGGCTTCCGCCGGACGGCCCGCTCATCGGCATCGTCGGCCGGCTCCAAGCTTGGAAGGGGATCGAAACAGTCATCCGGGCACTGGCACTGGTTCGCCAGACGCACGCCGCGGCGCGACTTGTGATCGTAGGCGGGCCGCACGGGTCGGAGCCAGACCACCCTGCCGAACTCCGGTCCATCGCGAGCGAGGTGGGGGTTCTGGACCGATTGACCTTCACCGGTGCCGTGCCCCACGATGATGTGCCACATTACATGCAGGCGTGCGACGTTCTGGTGCACGCCAGCCGGTTGGAGCCGTTCGGTATCGTCGTCGTCGAAGCGTTGGCACTAGGCAAGCCGCTCGTCGCAGCCAACAGCGGCGGCCCGCGCCACACGGTCACCGACGGCGTTGACGGGCTTCTCGCACCATTTGCCGATCACGATGCACTCGCCCGGCAGCTGAGCAGGTTGCTCAACGGCGGGCCGGAGGTGGAGGCGGTTGGGCGTCGTGCCCGCGAGACGGCGGCGGCTTACAGCGTCGACGTCTTTCGCCAACGTATGGCCGCCGCCGTTCACGACATCGTCGAGGCTCGACCGGCTGGCATCTGGATGGACGGGCGTCTGATCGAACCTGATCGCGTGGAACTTTGA